A region from the Vicia villosa cultivar HV-30 ecotype Madison, WI linkage group LG3, Vvil1.0, whole genome shotgun sequence genome encodes:
- the LOC131662296 gene encoding F-box/FBD/LRR-repeat protein At3g26920-like, with protein sequence MKNRKRLPSIEDRISDLPDSILCHILSFVPTKLAVRTSILSKRWKPIWLSVPAFDNLQLYRTDDLCSAMQSRDINLPILLFRLQYYKCYCYGTVSKFFKLINSATQRGLQTLELDMCCEYLEVKYVSNILTCKTLTVLKLTRVKFDKDVPQINVSSIKTLHLHYVYFRQEQNMVSFLLAFPNVEKLEAIDVEYRNPFPNVEELEAIEVDYRNQMNKIFPNLMSATISISAIQLILYLCFCKSLILHINQTLQPKIVQIPFFYNLTRMELFFNSIESRWRPKWRKWKWILEMIQQSPKLQHLIIHEGIKQKSGIKEKNWKDPLTVPECLTSHLKRCYRGTKCDLLLAEYIMRHSKVLTTMKIHCADSIDLNTKYQILQKLSVCPRSCELIFD encoded by the exons ATGAAGAATCGAAAGAGATTACCATCGATAGAAGATAGGATTAGTGACCTTCCTGACTCAATTCTGTGTCACATTCTCTCTTTTGTCCCAACCAAATTAGCCGTCAGAACAAGCATCCTCTCAAAGAGATGGAAACCTATATGGCTTTCTGTCCCCGCTTTCGACAATCTTCAGTTGTACCGAACCGATGATCTATGTTCAGCCATGCAATCTCGTGACATTAATTTACCAATACTATTATTCAGACTCCAGTATTATAAATGTTATTGTTATGGGACAGTATCCAAATTTTTCAAGCTCATCAACTCAGCAACACAAAGAGGGCTTCAAACCCTAGAACTTGACATGTGTTGTGAGTATTTAGAGGTGAAATATGTTTCTAACATACTCACTTGTAAGACTCTCACTGTTCTCAAGTTGACAAGAGTAAAATTTGACAAAGACGTTCCTCAAATAAATGTTTCTTCTATCAAAACTCTTCATTTGCATTATGTCTATTTCAGACAGGAACAAAATATGGTCAGCTTTTTATTAGCATTTCCCAATGTAGAGAAACTGGAAGCAATTGATGTTGAGTATCGAAATCCATTTCCCAATGTAGAGGAACTGGAAGCAATTGAAGTTGACTATCGAAATCAAATGAATAAAATTTTTCCCAACTTGATGAGTGCTACTATTTCTATTTCTGCTATTCAACTTATTCTTTACTTGTGCTTTTGCAAGTCACTCATTCTCCATATAAACCAG ACACTGCAACCCAAGATTGTCCAAATCCCATTCTTTTACAATCTTACTCGAATGGAGCTATTCTTTAACAGTATAGAATCACGATGGCGCCCCAAGTGGCGCAAGTGGAAGTGGATACTTGAAATGATTCAACAGAGTCCCAAGCTTCAACATCTTATCATTCATGAG GGAATAAAACAGAAAAGTGGAATCAAAGAGAAGAATTGGAAGGATCCACTGACTGTTCCTGAATGTCTTacatctcatctcaaaagatgtTATAGAGGCACAAAGTGTGACCTTTTACTTGCAGAATATATCATGCGACATTCAAAAGTGTTAACTACCATGAAAATTCACTGCGCAGATTCCATAGATTTAAACACAAAGTATCAAATATTGCAGAAACTATCTGTGTGTCCAAGAAGCTGTGAACTTATATTTGATTGA